One genomic region from Sylvia atricapilla isolate bSylAtr1 chromosome 16, bSylAtr1.pri, whole genome shotgun sequence encodes:
- the LOC136368341 gene encoding osteoclast-associated immunoglobulin-like receptor: protein MLPVTHVLAFGAWLVAQSEATPSAPTISIFQKPPGVIPPGGSTTICCTCQRSYGSFVLYRGGHQLHILEQSGSRAEFSISNVTYNDSGIYVCHYLEGGTVLARSNELEVVVNELRLPRPELSVLPGHKVTAGADVMFRCTSARPSTGCFLYLEGQTRAQLLSKEQGDYNLSHVQKGDSGRYSCQCYTMNASRDWSAVSNTLDVVVRDYTLCNAVRLALAAGLLLLLGLLTAEAARSRCCCGRRSRPLPAGSAAPPGIFASSNPRCEK, encoded by the exons ATGCTGCCTGTGACCCATGTGCTGGCCTTCG GCGCTTGGCTGGTGGCACAGAGTGAGGCTACACCAA GTGCCCCCACAATCTCCATCTTCCAGAAGCCACCTGGGGTGATCCCACCAGGAGGCTCTACCACCATCTGCTGCACTTGCCAGCGCAGCTATGGGAGCTTCGTGCTGTACAGGGGCGGCCACCAGCTCCATATCCTGGAGCAGAGTGGCAGCAGAGCCGAGTTCTCCATCTCTAATGTCACCTACAACGACAGCGGTATCTACGTCTGCCATTACCTGGAGGGAGGCACTGTGCTGGCTCGAAGCAATGAACTGGAGGTCGTTGTGAATG agctcCGTCTGCCCAGACCCGAGCTCTCTGTCCTGCCTGGGCACAAGGTGACTGCTGGAGCTGACGTGATGTTCCGTTGCACCTCCGCACGCCCCAGCACCGGCTGTTTCCTGTACCTGGAGGGCCAGACCCGAGCCCAGCTGCTCTCAAAGGAACAAGGTGACTACAACCTCTCCCACGTGCAGAAAGGTGATAGCGGCCGCTACAGCTGCCAGTGCTACACCATGAATGCCTCGAGAGATTGGTCTGCTGTCAGCAACACCCTGGACGTGGTGGTGAGAG ATTACACGCTGTGCAACGCCGTGCGCCTGGCGCTGGCGGccgggctcctgctgctgctggggctcctcACGGCCGAGGCGGCGCGGAGCCGCTGCTGCTGCGGCCGGAGGAGCCGCCCGCTCCCGGCCGGCagcgccgccccgccggggaTATTCGCCTCCAGCAACCCGCGCTGCGAGAAATAA